A genomic region of Caulobacter vibrioides contains the following coding sequences:
- the upp gene encoding uracil phosphoribosyltransferase, whose translation MSNVTVVSHPLVQHKLTKMRDKTTSTKTFRALMRETATLICYEVTRDLPMDPVQIETPVAPTTAYEIAGKKLVFAPILRAGLGMCEGMLDLVPSARVAHIGLYRDHETLEAVEYYFKAPEDIAGRLVIVVDPMLATGHSAIAAIARLKHYGVTNLRFVCLLAAQAGVDALREAHPDVPIWTAAIDAKLNEHGYIVPGLGDAGDRTFGTR comes from the coding sequence ATGTCCAACGTCACCGTCGTCAGCCATCCGCTCGTCCAGCACAAGCTGACCAAGATGCGGGACAAGACGACCTCGACGAAGACGTTCCGCGCTCTGATGCGCGAGACCGCGACCTTGATCTGCTACGAGGTGACCCGCGATCTGCCGATGGACCCGGTGCAGATCGAGACCCCGGTCGCGCCGACCACGGCCTATGAGATCGCCGGCAAGAAGCTGGTCTTCGCGCCGATCCTGCGCGCGGGCCTGGGCATGTGCGAGGGCATGCTGGACCTCGTGCCGTCGGCGCGGGTGGCGCATATCGGCCTCTATCGCGACCACGAGACGCTGGAGGCGGTCGAGTACTACTTCAAGGCGCCCGAGGACATCGCCGGCCGCCTGGTCATCGTCGTCGATCCGATGCTGGCCACCGGCCACTCGGCCATCGCGGCGATCGCCCGCCTCAAGCACTATGGCGTCACCAACCTGCGCTTCGTCTGCCTGCTGGCCGCCCAGGCGGGCGTCGATGCGCTGCGCGAGGCGCACCCGGACGTGCCGATATGGACGGCGGCGATTGACGCCAAGCTGAACGAGCACGGCTACATCGTGCCAGGGCTTGGCGACGCGGGCGACCGGACGTTCGGGACGCGATAG
- a CDS encoding glycosyltransferase family 2 protein, which yields MARVTVMIPTQRRPDGLAVAARSVFGQVGVDFAELELVIVDNDQVPSAKPVADALSKGAPCPVIYVNEKRPGVAFARNAGMARASGDFIAFLDDDEEAPSGWLAALLAAQDRYDADVVFGPVKARAPDHIDQHRDYLERFFSRIGPAEAGVIDYHYGCGDSLIRRSALPDPVAPFAVERNFIGGEDDLLFGHMGAAGKRFAWEPAAWVWEDPVPSRLNLGYTIQRAFAYGQGPSAHCAAAVPRDDLGVARWMVIGLGQAAVFGLVAAVKWAVRAKDRAEWLDRAARGLGKTFWWGPFKIQFYGRTA from the coding sequence ATGGCGCGCGTCACGGTCATGATCCCGACCCAGAGACGCCCCGACGGCCTGGCCGTCGCGGCGCGCTCGGTGTTCGGCCAGGTCGGCGTCGACTTCGCCGAGCTGGAGCTGGTGATCGTCGATAACGACCAGGTTCCCTCGGCCAAGCCGGTGGCGGACGCGCTGAGCAAGGGCGCGCCGTGTCCGGTCATCTATGTCAACGAGAAGCGGCCCGGCGTCGCCTTCGCGCGCAACGCCGGCATGGCGCGCGCCTCTGGCGACTTCATCGCCTTTCTGGACGATGACGAGGAAGCGCCCAGCGGTTGGCTGGCGGCGCTGCTGGCGGCCCAGGACCGCTATGACGCCGACGTGGTGTTCGGCCCGGTCAAGGCCCGCGCGCCGGACCATATCGACCAGCACCGGGACTATCTTGAGCGCTTCTTCTCGCGCATTGGCCCCGCTGAAGCGGGCGTCATCGACTACCACTATGGCTGCGGCGACAGCCTGATCCGGCGCTCGGCGCTACCCGATCCGGTTGCGCCCTTCGCGGTCGAGCGCAACTTCATTGGCGGCGAGGACGACCTGCTGTTTGGCCATATGGGCGCGGCAGGCAAGCGCTTCGCCTGGGAGCCGGCCGCCTGGGTCTGGGAAGACCCGGTCCCGTCGCGGCTGAACCTCGGCTACACCATCCAGCGCGCCTTCGCCTACGGACAGGGGCCCTCGGCCCACTGCGCCGCCGCCGTGCCGCGCGACGATCTGGGCGTCGCCCGCTGGATGGTCATCGGTCTGGGCCAGGCCGCAGTCTTCGGTCTCGTCGCCGCCGTGAAATGGGCCGTCCGCGCCAAGGACCGCGCCGAGTGGCTGGACCGCGCCGCCCGCGGGCTGGGCAAGACCTTCTGGTGGGGCCCCTTCAAGATCCAATTCTACGGGAGGACCGCGTGA
- a CDS encoding xanthine dehydrogenase family protein molybdopterin-binding subunit yields MDGEILRDPTRRFVLQSGAAVGGGLLLSFTMSSESQAAGDTKVNAYVRIAPDGKVTIASKVPEVGQGIKTALPMLIAEELDVDWSAVTVEQAIADTKIYGRQVAGGSMATTLEYDGLRRVGGTVRALLIAAAATRWNVPADSLTTEPGVVVHAASKRRASYGELAQAAAALTPPDPKSLTLKDPKAFRIIGKSHKSQNLDAIVTGQPTYGIDVRLPGMLFATFAKAPVYGAKVASVDLAPAKAVKGVRDAFIIEGGTNLQGLMPGVAVVADSWWAARKGREALQIQWAEHPTASQSTAGFAAKAAELSAAPPHRNLHNDGDVEAALKGAAKTVSAAYSYPFIAHAALEPQNCTAHVTDGKVEIWAPTQNPESGRGLVARALNVDPSAITIHLIRGGGGFGRRLMNDYMVEAAAIAAKVNAPVQLIWTREDDIQHDFYRPGGWHNLTGGLDAKGALVAWKNHFITFGEGESFNTAAAMNSTQFPCRAVANYRHDVSVMPLGFPTGFLRAPGNNAFGFVIQSFTDELALAAGKDPVAFRRELLGEPRLLGEPGRGDSFHTGRMRGVLDLAAEMSGWGRKLPKGTGLGVACHYSHLGYVAVVMQVTVKDGAVKVDKVWAAADVGRQIVNPSGADQQMQGSILDAISSTLYQSITFENGAAVNSNFGDFPLLRMADAPPVEVRYKLSDNNPTGLGEPAYPPAPAALCNAIFAATGKRIRSLPIGDQLA; encoded by the coding sequence ATGGACGGCGAGATCCTCCGCGACCCGACCCGTCGCTTTGTCCTGCAGTCTGGGGCCGCCGTCGGCGGCGGCCTGCTGCTCAGCTTCACCATGTCGTCTGAAAGTCAGGCGGCGGGCGACACCAAGGTCAACGCCTATGTGCGCATCGCGCCCGACGGCAAGGTGACCATCGCCTCCAAGGTTCCCGAGGTGGGCCAGGGGATCAAGACGGCCCTGCCGATGCTGATCGCCGAGGAACTGGACGTCGACTGGTCGGCGGTCACGGTCGAGCAGGCCATCGCCGACACCAAGATCTATGGCCGTCAGGTCGCCGGCGGCAGCATGGCCACGACGCTGGAATACGACGGTCTGCGCCGGGTGGGGGGCACAGTTCGCGCCCTGCTGATCGCCGCCGCCGCCACGCGCTGGAACGTCCCGGCCGACAGTCTCACGACCGAGCCGGGCGTCGTGGTCCACGCCGCCAGCAAGCGCCGCGCGTCGTATGGCGAGCTGGCGCAGGCCGCCGCCGCGCTGACGCCGCCGGACCCCAAGTCGCTGACGCTCAAGGATCCCAAGGCCTTCCGGATCATCGGCAAGAGCCACAAGAGCCAGAACCTCGACGCGATCGTCACGGGCCAGCCGACCTACGGCATCGACGTGCGCCTGCCGGGCATGCTGTTCGCCACCTTCGCCAAGGCGCCGGTCTATGGGGCCAAGGTCGCGTCGGTTGATCTGGCGCCGGCCAAGGCGGTGAAGGGCGTCCGCGACGCCTTCATCATCGAGGGCGGGACCAACCTGCAAGGGCTCATGCCCGGCGTGGCCGTGGTGGCCGACAGCTGGTGGGCGGCGCGCAAGGGCCGCGAGGCGTTGCAGATCCAGTGGGCCGAGCATCCGACGGCCAGCCAGAGCACCGCCGGCTTCGCCGCCAAGGCCGCCGAACTGTCCGCCGCGCCGCCGCATCGCAACCTGCACAACGACGGCGATGTCGAGGCGGCGCTGAAGGGCGCGGCCAAGACGGTCAGCGCCGCCTACAGCTACCCCTTCATCGCCCACGCGGCGCTGGAGCCGCAGAACTGCACCGCGCACGTCACGGACGGCAAGGTGGAGATCTGGGCCCCGACGCAAAACCCCGAGTCTGGCCGGGGCCTGGTCGCGCGAGCGCTGAACGTCGACCCCTCGGCGATCACCATCCATCTGATCCGCGGCGGCGGCGGCTTTGGTCGCCGACTGATGAACGACTACATGGTCGAGGCCGCCGCCATCGCCGCCAAGGTCAATGCGCCGGTCCAGCTGATCTGGACCCGCGAGGACGACATCCAGCACGACTTCTATCGTCCGGGCGGCTGGCACAACCTGACCGGAGGCCTGGACGCCAAGGGCGCTCTGGTCGCCTGGAAGAACCACTTCATCACCTTCGGCGAAGGCGAGAGCTTCAACACCGCCGCGGCGATGAACTCGACCCAGTTCCCGTGCCGGGCCGTGGCGAACTACCGCCATGACGTGTCGGTGATGCCGCTGGGCTTCCCGACCGGCTTCCTGCGGGCGCCGGGCAACAACGCCTTCGGCTTCGTGATCCAGAGCTTCACCGACGAGCTGGCCCTGGCCGCCGGCAAGGATCCCGTCGCCTTCCGCCGCGAACTGCTGGGCGAGCCGCGCCTGCTGGGCGAGCCGGGCAGGGGCGACAGCTTCCATACCGGCCGCATGCGCGGGGTGCTCGACCTGGCGGCCGAGATGTCGGGTTGGGGGCGAAAGCTCCCCAAGGGCACGGGCCTGGGCGTGGCCTGCCACTACAGCCACCTGGGCTATGTGGCGGTGGTCATGCAGGTGACGGTCAAGGACGGCGCGGTGAAGGTCGACAAGGTCTGGGCCGCCGCCGATGTCGGTCGCCAGATCGTCAACCCCAGCGGCGCTGACCAGCAGATGCAGGGCTCGATCCTCGACGCCATCAGCAGTACGCTCTACCAGAGCATCACCTTCGAGAACGGTGCTGCGGTGAACAGCAACTTCGGCGACTTCCCGCTGCTGCGCATGGCGGACGCTCCGCCGGTCGAGGTGCGCTACAAGCTGTCGGACAACAACCCGACGGGCCTGGGCGAGCCGGCCTATCCGCCGGCGCCGGCGGCGCTGTGCAACGCCATCTTCGCGGCCACCGGCAAGCGCATTCGCAGCTTGCCGATCGGCGACCAACTGGCCTGA
- a CDS encoding flavin reductase family protein: protein MSKAVTIELGEGAEHDARALRNAFGCFTTGVTVVTTLAPDGRRVGLTANSFTSVSLDPPLALICVDLKSSSLPALDAAQKFAVNVLHAEHQELARQFVQKDTDRFAGLETETWRTGVPILPECMANFECETHHVFDAGDHRVYVGRVVKLRYDPDHEPLVYLQGRFRRVHVDAE from the coding sequence ATGAGTAAAGCGGTTACGATCGAACTGGGGGAGGGCGCCGAGCACGACGCCCGGGCCCTGCGCAATGCGTTTGGATGTTTCACGACGGGGGTCACCGTCGTCACCACGCTGGCCCCTGACGGCCGCCGGGTGGGGCTGACCGCGAACTCGTTCACCTCGGTCTCGCTGGATCCGCCGCTGGCGCTGATCTGCGTTGACCTCAAGTCCTCCAGCCTGCCGGCGCTGGACGCGGCGCAGAAGTTCGCCGTCAACGTGCTGCACGCCGAGCACCAGGAACTGGCCCGCCAGTTCGTGCAAAAGGACACCGACCGCTTCGCGGGCCTCGAGACCGAGACCTGGCGCACCGGCGTGCCGATCCTGCCCGAGTGCATGGCCAATTTCGAATGCGAGACCCATCACGTCTTCGACGCCGGCGATCACCGGGTCTATGTCGGACGGGTGGTCAAGCTTCGGTATGACCCCGACCACGAACCGCTCGTCTATCTGCAAGGGCGGTTCCGCCGCGTGCATGTCGACGCGGAGTAG
- a CDS encoding (2Fe-2S)-binding protein yields MAFTLSVNGERRTADVDGDTPLLWVLRDTLGLVGAKYGCGAALCGACTVHLDGVPVRACVTPISGVGQQKVTTIEGVGKTAVGAKVQEAWKAVDTPQCGYCQAGQIMSATALLTTTPKPTDEEIDAAMNGNLCRCATYIRIKKAIKVAAGLEKA; encoded by the coding sequence ATGGCCTTCACTTTGAGCGTCAACGGAGAGCGCCGTACCGCAGATGTCGACGGCGACACCCCGCTGCTGTGGGTGCTGCGCGATACGCTGGGCCTGGTCGGCGCCAAGTATGGCTGCGGCGCGGCGCTGTGCGGCGCCTGCACGGTGCATCTGGACGGCGTTCCGGTGCGCGCCTGCGTGACCCCGATCAGCGGCGTGGGCCAGCAGAAGGTGACCACCATCGAGGGCGTGGGCAAGACGGCGGTCGGCGCCAAGGTGCAAGAGGCCTGGAAGGCGGTCGACACGCCTCAGTGCGGCTACTGCCAGGCCGGCCAGATCATGTCGGCCACGGCGCTGCTGACCACCACGCCCAAGCCGACCGACGAGGAGATCGACGCGGCGATGAACGGCAATCTGTGCCGCTGCGCCACCTACATCCGCATCAAAAAGGCGATCAAGGTCGCCGCCGGTCTGGAGAAGGCTTGA
- a CDS encoding M15 family metallopeptidase has translation MRDLARRSFLALTAAGLAAPAAFAQSRAEQAAIGQYGDKAAPFTVFERDGALYIDGEGFKAARLNALGGGRYAIAGGGELILEAGAVRLNGKVLAFHDFGAEVEAAIRKAVRADPALLRQRALAATPPTETGDKLASDLVDVTTITPGIKLDIRYAGANNFMGIPLYEKSAAYLQRPAAEALGRIHRALAAKGYGLLIHDAYRPWFVTWMFWEATPPEARIFVADPAQGSRHNRGCAVDLTLYDLKTGQPVEMPSRYDEFSTRAYADFVGGTTAQRALRGVLREAMEADGFVVLPDEWWHFDYRDYARYPIGTRTFTQLAAG, from the coding sequence ATGCGTGATCTTGCGCGACGATCCTTCCTGGCGCTCACCGCTGCGGGGCTGGCCGCGCCCGCCGCCTTCGCTCAGAGCCGCGCCGAACAGGCCGCGATCGGGCAGTACGGCGACAAGGCCGCGCCCTTCACCGTCTTCGAGAGGGACGGCGCGCTGTACATCGACGGCGAAGGCTTCAAGGCCGCGCGGTTGAACGCTCTGGGCGGTGGCCGCTACGCGATCGCCGGTGGCGGCGAACTGATCCTGGAAGCGGGCGCGGTGCGTCTCAACGGCAAGGTTCTGGCCTTCCACGATTTCGGCGCCGAGGTCGAGGCGGCGATCCGCAAGGCCGTCCGGGCCGATCCCGCCCTGCTGCGCCAGCGTGCGCTGGCGGCCACCCCGCCCACCGAGACGGGCGACAAGCTTGCCTCCGACCTCGTCGATGTCACGACGATCACGCCGGGGATCAAGCTCGACATCCGTTATGCGGGCGCGAACAACTTCATGGGCATTCCGCTCTACGAGAAGTCGGCGGCCTATCTGCAGCGCCCGGCGGCCGAGGCCCTGGGGCGTATCCATCGCGCTCTGGCGGCCAAGGGCTATGGCCTGCTCATCCACGACGCCTATCGCCCCTGGTTCGTGACCTGGATGTTCTGGGAGGCCACGCCGCCCGAGGCGCGCATCTTCGTCGCCGATCCCGCCCAGGGCTCGCGCCACAATCGGGGCTGTGCGGTGGACCTGACCCTGTACGATCTCAAGACCGGCCAGCCGGTCGAGATGCCCAGCCGCTATGACGAGTTCTCGACCCGCGCCTATGCCGACTTCGTGGGCGGCACGACCGCGCAGCGGGCGCTGCGCGGCGTGTTGCGCGAGGCCATGGAGGCCGACGGCTTCGTGGTCCTGCCCGATGAGTGGTGGCACTTCGACTACCGCGACTACGCGCGCTACCCGATCGGGACGAGGACGTTCACGCAGCTAGCGGCGGGGTAG
- a CDS encoding 5'-methylthioadenosine/S-adenosylhomocysteine nucleosidase, which produces MRLPALVLACLFLVASPALAQRLDETPRVAVISAFPPEIGALNAATAEQKAYEVNGVRFMTGKLEGKPVVVFLSGVSMVNAAMTTQMALDRFNITRIVFSGIAGGVDEGLDIGDVVVADQWAQNLESAFARETDKGFEVSPSIRTTTLANYGMIFPRGIHMPGDALGAPARVWFPADAALLDTARKVAADVALQRCAADKCLVHPPKVVVGGNGVSASVFLDNAAYRKYLRATFEARVVDMESAAVAHVALVNKTPFIAFRSLSDLAGGGAGANEMHTFMALASDNSATVVKAFVKALP; this is translated from the coding sequence ATGCGCCTGCCCGCCCTCGTCCTGGCCTGCCTTTTCCTCGTTGCATCGCCCGCCTTGGCCCAGCGACTGGACGAGACGCCGCGCGTGGCGGTCATCTCGGCCTTCCCGCCGGAAATCGGGGCGCTGAACGCCGCCACCGCCGAACAGAAGGCCTACGAGGTCAACGGCGTGCGGTTCATGACCGGCAAGCTCGAGGGCAAGCCGGTGGTGGTGTTCCTGAGCGGCGTGTCGATGGTCAATGCGGCCATGACCACCCAAATGGCGTTGGACCGTTTCAACATCACCCGCATCGTCTTCTCCGGCATCGCCGGCGGCGTCGACGAGGGCCTCGACATCGGCGACGTGGTGGTCGCCGACCAGTGGGCCCAGAACCTGGAAAGCGCCTTCGCGCGCGAGACCGACAAGGGCTTCGAGGTCTCGCCCAGCATCCGCACGACGACCCTGGCCAACTACGGCATGATCTTCCCGCGCGGCATCCACATGCCCGGCGACGCTCTGGGCGCGCCGGCCCGCGTCTGGTTCCCGGCCGATGCGGCCCTGCTGGACACGGCTCGCAAGGTCGCGGCGGACGTCGCGCTGCAGCGCTGCGCGGCCGACAAGTGCCTGGTTCATCCGCCCAAGGTGGTGGTGGGCGGCAACGGCGTCTCGGCGTCGGTGTTCCTCGACAACGCCGCCTATCGCAAGTACCTGCGCGCCACCTTCGAGGCCCGCGTGGTCGACATGGAAAGCGCGGCCGTCGCCCATGTAGCCCTGGTCAACAAGACCCCGTTCATCGCCTTCCGCAGCCTGTCCGACCTGGCCGGCGGCGGCGCGGGCGCCAACGAGATGCACACCTTCATGGCCCTGGCCTCGGACAACTCGGCGACCGTCGTAAAGGCGTTCGTGAAGGCCTTGCCCTAG
- a CDS encoding NUDIX hydrolase: MNDVSQAGDKTEGRKTGKRRQVAALPWRGEGQALRILLVSSRETRRWVIPKGWPMKDRSDPEAAAQEAYEEAGLKGVIAAQPFGEYPYLKRLKNGQARLINVDVFPFEVSAQLEAWPEQGQRTLEWMTPVEAALAVQEPELRDLIARFAGVDLASEHDMPSKAPTPVRVAIQRLRRRVTALWGRYRS; the protein is encoded by the coding sequence CTGAATGACGTGAGCCAGGCGGGCGACAAGACAGAAGGACGCAAGACCGGCAAACGCCGTCAGGTCGCCGCCCTGCCGTGGCGCGGCGAAGGCCAGGCCCTGCGCATTCTTCTGGTGTCGTCGCGTGAAACCCGCCGCTGGGTGATCCCCAAGGGCTGGCCGATGAAGGACCGCTCCGATCCCGAGGCCGCCGCTCAGGAGGCCTATGAAGAAGCCGGGCTGAAGGGCGTCATCGCCGCCCAGCCCTTTGGCGAATACCCCTACCTGAAGCGGCTGAAGAACGGCCAGGCCCGCCTGATCAATGTCGACGTCTTCCCCTTCGAGGTCAGCGCGCAGCTCGAAGCCTGGCCCGAACAAGGGCAACGCACGCTCGAATGGATGACTCCGGTTGAGGCCGCGCTCGCGGTGCAGGAGCCGGAGCTGCGCGACCTGATCGCCCGCTTCGCCGGCGTCGATCTGGCCAGCGAGCACGACATGCCCTCCAAGGCCCCGACGCCCGTGCGCGTGGCCATCCAGCGCCTGCGCCGCCGCGTCACGGCGCTGTGGGGCCGCTACCGAAGCTAG
- a CDS encoding CoA-acylating methylmalonate-semialdehyde dehydrogenase → MRDIAHFVNGQTLVGASGRFGDVFNPNTGEVQARVQFVTDAELDAAVQVAAKAQVGWAQTNPQRRARVMFEFKRLIERDMNTLAEILSSEHGKVIADSKGDIQRGLEVIEFAFGIPHILKGEYTEGAGPGIDVYSMRQPLGVCAGITPFNFPAMIPMWMFGISIAVGNTFILKPSEKDPTVPVKLAELMMEAGAPAGVLNVVHGDKSAVDAILTHPLIRAVSFVGSSDIAHYVYQTGTAHGKRVQAMGGAKNHGIVLPDADMDQVVKDLSGAAFGSAGERCMALPVVVPVGQKTADELRERMVAEIASLKVGVSTDPDAHYGPVVSAQHRDKIADYIRIGQEEGAELVVDGRDFQLQGFEKGFFIGPSLFDGVKKGMKTYHEEIFGPVLQIVRAETLEEAIALPSEHQYGNGVAIFTRNGRAAREFAANVNVGMVGINVPIPVPVAYHTFGGWKRSAFGDTNQHGVEGVKFYTKVKTVTARWPEGEVADSSFVIPTMK, encoded by the coding sequence ATGCGAGACATCGCCCATTTCGTGAACGGCCAGACCCTGGTCGGCGCCTCCGGCCGCTTCGGCGACGTCTTCAACCCCAACACCGGCGAGGTCCAGGCCCGCGTCCAGTTCGTCACCGACGCCGAGCTCGACGCCGCCGTCCAGGTCGCCGCAAAGGCGCAGGTAGGATGGGCCCAGACCAATCCGCAGCGCCGCGCCCGCGTGATGTTCGAGTTCAAGCGCCTGATCGAGCGCGACATGAACACCCTGGCCGAGATCCTGTCGTCCGAGCACGGCAAGGTGATCGCCGACAGCAAGGGCGACATCCAGCGCGGCCTCGAAGTCATCGAGTTCGCCTTCGGCATCCCCCACATCCTGAAGGGCGAGTACACCGAAGGCGCGGGCCCCGGCATCGACGTCTATTCGATGCGCCAGCCGCTGGGCGTCTGCGCGGGCATCACCCCGTTCAACTTCCCGGCCATGATCCCGATGTGGATGTTCGGCATCAGCATCGCCGTCGGCAACACCTTCATCCTCAAGCCGTCGGAGAAGGATCCGACCGTTCCGGTCAAGCTGGCCGAGCTGATGATGGAAGCGGGCGCGCCCGCCGGGGTGTTGAACGTCGTGCATGGCGACAAGAGCGCCGTCGACGCCATCCTGACCCATCCGCTGATCCGCGCGGTCAGCTTCGTGGGCAGCTCGGACATCGCCCACTACGTCTACCAAACCGGCACGGCGCACGGGAAACGCGTCCAGGCCATGGGCGGCGCCAAGAACCACGGCATCGTCCTGCCCGACGCCGACATGGACCAGGTGGTCAAGGACCTGTCGGGCGCGGCCTTTGGCTCGGCCGGCGAGCGTTGCATGGCCCTGCCGGTGGTGGTGCCCGTCGGTCAGAAGACCGCTGACGAACTGCGCGAGCGCATGGTCGCCGAGATCGCGTCCTTGAAGGTCGGCGTCTCCACCGATCCCGACGCCCACTACGGCCCGGTGGTCAGCGCCCAGCACCGCGACAAGATCGCCGACTACATCCGCATCGGCCAGGAAGAGGGCGCCGAGCTCGTGGTCGACGGTCGTGACTTCCAGCTGCAGGGCTTCGAGAAGGGCTTCTTCATCGGCCCGTCGCTGTTCGACGGCGTCAAGAAGGGCATGAAGACCTATCACGAGGAGATCTTCGGCCCGGTGCTGCAGATCGTCCGCGCCGAGACCCTGGAAGAGGCCATCGCCCTGCCGTCCGAGCACCAGTACGGCAACGGCGTCGCCATCTTCACCCGCAACGGCCGCGCCGCGCGCGAGTTCGCTGCGAACGTGAACGTGGGCATGGTCGGGATCAATGTGCCGATCCCGGTGCCGGTGGCCTACCACACCTTCGGCGGCTGGAAGCGCAGCGCGTTCGGCGACACCAACCAGCACGGCGTCGAGGGCGTGAAGTTCTACACCAAGGTCAAGACGGTCACCGCCCGCTGGCCCGAGGGCGAGGTGGCGGATTCGAGCTTCGTCATCCCGACGATGAAGTAG
- a CDS encoding Dabb family protein encodes MSSFDRRVLISGGLAASAALATPASAAPDAPALFHQVFFWLKTPGDKADRDKLIAGLKALKAIDVIQQLHVGVPASTEKRDVIDNSYDVSELMVFKSVEDQKRYQDHPLHQKFVADCSHLWSKVVVYDSMAV; translated from the coding sequence ATGTCGTCTTTCGATCGCCGCGTCCTGATCTCGGGCGGCCTGGCGGCCAGCGCCGCACTGGCGACGCCCGCGAGCGCCGCGCCGGACGCTCCCGCGTTGTTCCACCAGGTGTTCTTCTGGCTGAAGACCCCTGGCGACAAGGCCGATCGGGACAAGCTGATCGCCGGTCTGAAGGCGCTGAAGGCGATCGACGTCATCCAACAGCTGCACGTCGGCGTGCCCGCCTCGACCGAGAAGCGCGACGTCATCGACAACAGCTACGATGTCTCCGAACTGATGGTGTTCAAGAGCGTCGAGGATCAGAAGCGCTACCAAGACCATCCGCTGCACCAGAAGTTCGTGGCTGACTGCAGCCATCTCTGGAGCAAGGTGGTGGTCTACGACAGCATGGCGGTTTGA
- a CDS encoding endonuclease III domain-containing protein: MQLSLALARSPLESVRDALLCEFGPQRPVARMDPISQLVKSSISGRTPDAVSWAAFLRLRSEFKSWEELARAKVGRVAMAIQDVTFPEDKARRLITALRMIEEKVGWLSLSHLKTLEVDQARWELQALPGVGVKVAACVLNFSDLAMRALVVDTHVDRVAKRIGLVGSGDTTSTYHTLMEMVPATWTADDLFELHWLMKRGLGQMLCPHEGPKCGACPVKQMCAKVGVGHSAEVLTWRPRG; this comes from the coding sequence ATGCAGCTGTCCCTAGCCCTGGCCCGGTCTCCGCTGGAAAGCGTCCGCGACGCCCTGCTCTGCGAGTTTGGGCCCCAGCGGCCGGTGGCGCGGATGGACCCCATCTCGCAGCTGGTGAAGTCGTCGATCAGCGGCCGAACGCCCGACGCGGTGTCATGGGCGGCGTTCCTGCGTCTGCGCTCGGAATTCAAGAGCTGGGAGGAGCTGGCGCGGGCCAAGGTCGGACGCGTGGCCATGGCGATCCAGGACGTGACCTTTCCGGAGGACAAGGCCCGCCGCCTGATCACCGCCCTGCGCATGATCGAGGAGAAGGTCGGCTGGCTGTCGCTCAGCCACCTCAAGACGCTTGAGGTCGACCAGGCGCGCTGGGAGCTGCAAGCCCTGCCCGGCGTGGGCGTGAAGGTGGCCGCCTGCGTGCTGAACTTCAGCGACCTCGCCATGCGCGCCCTGGTGGTCGACACCCACGTCGACCGGGTGGCCAAGCGGATCGGCCTCGTCGGCTCGGGCGATACGACCAGCACCTATCACACGCTGATGGAGATGGTGCCGGCGACCTGGACCGCCGACGATCTCTTCGAGCTGCACTGGCTGATGAAGCGGGGCCTTGGCCAGATGCTGTGTCCGCACGAGGGTCCCAAGTGCGGGGCGTGCCCGGTCAAGCAGATGTGCGCCAAGGTCGGGGTCGGGCATAGCGCCGAGGTGCTGACCTGGCGGCCGCGGGGGTAG